DNA sequence from the Novosphingobium sp. KACC 22771 genome:
CCGCGACAACCTGAAGCTGACGCAGCACGGACTGTTGAACATCGCCAACCTGATGCAGGCGATCAACACCGGCTCGTACAACTTCATCAATCCCTCGCTCAACACCGCCGCGGTGCGCAATTCGATCGCGCCTGATCGCACCACGCCGTCCTATTCGCAGATGTATGCGGTTGACGCCTCGATCAGCCGTGCGCTGTTCGATCTGCCGGGCGGCAAGGCCCAGTTGGCTGTGGGCGGCCAGATCCGCGCTGAAAAGCTGGAAAACCGCAACCAGAACGTCGCGCTCGACACCTATGGTCTGACCACGGCTTCGGCCTATGGCCAGCACACCGTGTCGGCGGCCTATTTCGAAATCGACGCGCCCTTCTCGCGCATGCTCGACACCAACTTCTCGGGCCGTTTCGACCACTATTCCGAAGGCTTCTCGAAGTTCTCGCCCAAGATCGGTGTGAAGTTCACGCCAACCAAGGCGTTTGCACTTCGCGGCACCTATTCGGAAGGGTTCCGCGCGCCGACCTTCGCTGAATCCGGCCCGCGCAGCCAGTATGCCGGTTTCGTGTCGACCACGCCGCCTGCAAACTTCATCGCCGATCACGGTGGTGCGGCCTCCAACAACCCCTACAACGCAGTCTACCAGTTGGGCCGCGGCGTTGTGGGCAACCCCAACCTCAAGCCGGAAAACTCGCGCAGCTTCACGCTGGGCGTGATTTCGCAGCCCAGCCGCTGGCTCAGCTTCACGGTTGACTATTACAACATCAAGAAGTCGAACCTGATCGTCTCCGGCCCGCTGATCAGCCAGGCTGTGAACGCATATTACAACTCCGCCAACGTGGCTGCCGCTCAGGCCGCCGTGGCCGCTGTCGGCCCGGGCTATTCGGTCAACTCGATCGACGCTATCGATCCCCTGTTCCCGAACGCCCTGCCCCGCGTGCTGATCATCAACGTGCCCTATGTGAACGCGAACTACTCGGTCACCTCGGGCCTTGATTTCTCGGCCACCGCCAAGGTCGACCTGCCGCGCAACATCAAGTGGACCAGCCGTCTGGAAGCCACCTATGTGATCCGGTATGACCTGAACAACGCCGGTGTTCTCCAGCGTTATGCCGGGACCTTTGGCCCCTACGACCTGTCGTCGGGCAACGGTACGCCCCGCATCCGCGGCAACTGGCAGAACACGCTGGAAATCGGTCAGCTCTCGCTCAGCCTGACGACCTACTATGTGGGCCGCATCAAGCAGACCGCCGCTGACTCGAACACCGACACCAGCTGCGCGCAGAACCTTTACAAGACCGGCGACAAGTTCTGCTATGTCAGCCCGTTCATCAACAATGACTTCAACGCGACGCTCAAGATCAATGATCGCATGACCGTCTATGGCATTGTGAAGAACCTGTTCGACGCCAAGGCTCCGGTGGCTCCCGCCGCCTACTCCAGCGCGCCGAACTTCCTCACCACCTGGCACTATGCCGGTCTGGTGGGCCGCGAATTCCGCGCGGGCGTGAATATCAAGATGTAATCATCGTTCAGGCCGGAGGGGGTTTGCGCCCTTTCCGGCCTGCGCTTTGGTCCAATCAGGCGCCGCCTTTCCTTGGGGAGGGCGGCGTTTTTTTTAAGGGGGGAGGAGTGTGCCTCCGGCGGGCAAAGGGCGGGGGCCCTTTGCAATCCCGTTACTTTATGCGTTGCGCTGTAAATGTGGCGTCTTGTCTGGGGCGCGATGAGGGGATTTTGAAAGCCTGCGGCGCTTTTTAGGATAACTTTGCCGCGCCGCAGGCTTTCAACCTGTGTGCGTCAACGACCTGGCAAACAGTACAACAACCCCATAACGGGATTGCAAAGGGCCCCCGCCCTTTGCCCGCCGGAGGCAAAACTTCCGCCTTAATAGGGAAAATCATCCTCCCCGCACTCATTCCAATCCTCACCCTCGACCGCGTCGCGCGCGATCAGCAATTCGAAAAGCAAGGCCCCGACCTCGCCGTCCAGTTCGCCATCAATGATTCGCGGTCGGAACCGGCGCTGAAAGGCGGCAATGGCGGCGCGGCCATCGGTCACTTCATAGCCGAACCGTTCGAGCGAGAGATAAAACGCCCCCGGATTTTCATGCAGCAGCCGGATGCGCGGGCGGGGCGTGGGCAGCGCGAGGCCATAGCGCGCGAGCAATTCCCAATCGAACAACTCGCCCGGATCCTGCTTGCGCGCGGGGGCAACATCGGAATGGCCCACCACATTGGCCGGGTCGATATTATGGCGCGCCATGATGCTGGAGAGCAGCGGGATCAGCGATTCCATCTGCGCCTCGGTAAAGGGGCGATAGCCAAATTCATGGCCGGGATTGACCATCTCGATGCCGATGCTGGCCGAATTGACGTCGGTGATCCCGCGCCAATAGGATCGCCCGGCGTGCCATGCCCGCTTCTCCTCGGGCACAAGGCGGATGACAGTGCCATCCTCGTCGATCAGGTAATGGGCCGATACTTCGGCCGCCGGATCGCACAGGCGGTCGAGCGCCTCCTGCATGGTCTGCATGCCGGTGTAATGCAGCACGACCATGCTGATCGGCAATTTTCGCTCGTTGCAATTGGGCGAGAGGCATTCGCGGTGGACCAGTTCGCTCATGCCCGCTCGTTCCCCTCACCCATGGCCATCAGGCCTCCATCATCCTTGCGCGGGGATCACCGCGCCCATCACCAGCGCTTCCTCGCTCAGCGCATATTGCACGCTGCCGCCAAGGCCGGCGGCCATCACCTGAAGCATGGCCGCAGGCGCGGTCTTGCTGGACAGATCGCCCGGCGCCAAAGTGCCCTCCAGCGCCAGGCCGATGGCCGGATCAAAGGCGATGCGCGGCCCTGCGGCGCGCACCACGATTTCCGCGGCACCATCGCGGATCTCGGCGGCAATATCGATGGTGCCGCCGCGCACCAGCGCGTCAATCGCGATCAGCGCAAAGTTGAGCAGCGTCTTGACCGCCGACTTGGGCAACATATCGTTGCCCAGCGCAAAATTGACCGAAACCCGGTCCTTGCCCGCCAGCAATGCCTCGATCAGCGCGCGCGGTTCGTTCACCGGGATCAGATCACCAAACCCGCCCGCCGCGCCAAACGCCAGACGGTAGAATTTCAGCTTGTTGGCGCTGACCCGCGCAGATTGTTCGAGCAGCTCGAAACAGCGCTCGCGCATCGCCGGATCTTTTTCCTCGGCCAGCAATTCCAGACCGTTGGACAGCGCGCCCACCGGGCTGAGCATATCATGACACAGGCGCGAGCAGAGCAGGCTGGCAAGATCGAGGGCAATGGTACGGTCGATGGTATCGGACATATTCAACTTTTTCCCGGATGGTGCATGACTGTTGCACAGCACCTTTACCCATCCCTTAACCCTCATCTTCGCGTGTGAAAAGCACTTCAAATCCATTGGCCCCATCGCGCCACCAACTGACCGTTTCGCCGCCGCAAATTGCCCAGATCCGGCCATCGCGCGCGGCCATGGCGGCGTCGGTCGGGCTGGGCATTGCATCGCCTGTAG
Encoded proteins:
- a CDS encoding TonB-dependent receptor plug domain-containing protein; the protein is MKNHKHLRGAALRHGVAALSLVTTLASAPAYAQGAAAAEPETIVVTGTMFRRTNTETPSPVTVLTSESLIKAGITTASDAIRSISADGAGSIGSGFQSGFSAGGSAVSLRGLGVSSTLVLVDGLRSANFPLNDDGHNAYVDLNSIPFSLIDKIEVLKDGASSSYGADAIGGVVNLKLKKQFNGVAGNAESGISERGDGRYSRLSATVGFGDYQNEGWNFYVNGEYQYNGRISNKSRGFPYNTQDLTSIGGKDNNTADGPNMTVNVPTAYFAKTTQSDLNNPLSGGTAASTAMLAPGLANCAGGTFTGANGTGCKYDLVNQYRQLAPLQERYSVNGRLSFRVSDSIEGYVTGSFSRSYVSIQGTPSVIRATQPFGGSPALASSNPGIVLPVYICSTGVNCATAADRQLNPNNPYAVAGADPATNAARIYYMFGDIAAGSERTNDVYRFTSGLNGKIGESTDWRIEGVYARDNLKLTQHGLLNIANLMQAINTGSYNFINPSLNTAAVRNSIAPDRTTPSYSQMYAVDASISRALFDLPGGKAQLAVGGQIRAEKLENRNQNVALDTYGLTTASAYGQHTVSAAYFEIDAPFSRMLDTNFSGRFDHYSEGFSKFSPKIGVKFTPTKAFALRGTYSEGFRAPTFAESGPRSQYAGFVSTTPPANFIADHGGAASNNPYNAVYQLGRGVVGNPNLKPENSRSFTLGVISQPSRWLSFTVDYYNIKKSNLIVSGPLISQAVNAYYNSANVAAAQAAVAAVGPGYSVNSIDAIDPLFPNALPRVLIINVPYVNANYSVTSGLDFSATAKVDLPRNIKWTSRLEATYVIRYDLNNAGVLQRYAGTFGPYDLSSGNGTPRIRGNWQNTLEIGQLSLSLTTYYVGRIKQTAADSNTDTSCAQNLYKTGDKFCYVSPFINNDFNATLKINDRMTVYGIVKNLFDAKAPVAPAAYSSAPNFLTTWHYAGLVGREFRAGVNIKM
- a CDS encoding N-acetylmuramoyl-L-alanine amidase, yielding MSELVHRECLSPNCNERKLPISMVVLHYTGMQTMQEALDRLCDPAAEVSAHYLIDEDGTVIRLVPEEKRAWHAGRSYWRGITDVNSASIGIEMVNPGHEFGYRPFTEAQMESLIPLLSSIMARHNIDPANVVGHSDVAPARKQDPGELFDWELLARYGLALPTPRPRIRLLHENPGAFYLSLERFGYEVTDGRAAIAAFQRRFRPRIIDGELDGEVGALLFELLIARDAVEGEDWNECGEDDFPY
- a CDS encoding histidine phosphotransferase family protein — encoded protein: MSDTIDRTIALDLASLLCSRLCHDMLSPVGALSNGLELLAEEKDPAMRERCFELLEQSARVSANKLKFYRLAFGAAGGFGDLIPVNEPRALIEALLAGKDRVSVNFALGNDMLPKSAVKTLLNFALIAIDALVRGGTIDIAAEIRDGAAEIVVRAAGPRIAFDPAIGLALEGTLAPGDLSSKTAPAAMLQVMAAGLGGSVQYALSEEALVMGAVIPAQG